The genomic region GGCGTTGCGGACCTTGCTGCGGTACTGGCGCGGCTTCGACGGCAGGAACTCCGTGCCGTGGCGCGCGGCGACCTCGGCACGGGCGGCCTTCAGGGCCACCTCCGCGAGGGTGACCGAATCGGTCCGCATGTAGGTGATGAACCCCTGCTCGTAGAGCGATTGGGCCACGCGCATGACCGCGGAGGCCGACAGGCGCAGCCGTCGCCCTGCCTCCTGCTGCAGCGTGGAGGTGATGAACGGCGGCGCCGGTCGGCGACGGTAGGGCTTGGCCGTCACCGACGCCACCTCCGCGGTCCCGCCGTCCAATTCCTCGGCCAGCCGGCGCGCCGCCGGCCCGTCGAGGGTGACGACATTCTCGGCGCGCGGCTTCCCGTCGGCGCCGAAGTCCCGCCCGGTCGCGATCCGGGCACCGTCGACGGCGGTCGCGGCCATACCGAACTGCTCACCGCCCCTCGTTGCCGCGGTGACGTCGAGCGTCCAGTAGCCGGCCGGCACGAACGCCATGCGCTCGCGCTCGCGCTCGACGACGATCCTGGTCGCCACGCTCTGAACACGCCCGGCCGACAGTCGAGGGGCCACCTTCTTCCACAGCACCGGCGAGACCTCGTAGCCGTAGAGCCGGTCGAGCAGCCGGCGGGCCTCCTGCGCGTCCACGAGCCGCCGGTCGATCTCCCGGGGGCTCGCCAACGCGGAGCGGATGGCATCGGGAGTGATCTCGTGGAACACCAGCCGGCGCACCGTCACCCGTTGCGGGGGCGAGAGGACCTGCAGCAGGTGCCAGGCGATGGCCTCGCCCTCGCGATCCTCGTCGGTGGCCAGATAGAGCTCGTCGGCCGTGGCGACGAGCTTCTTGAGCGACGCCACCGTCTTCTTCTTGTCGCTGTTCAGCACGTAGAGCGGCTTGAAGTCGTTCTCCACATCGATTCCCAGGCGCGCCCACGGCTCGGCCTGGTAGGCCTTGGGGATCTCCGAGGCCTTGGTCGGGAGATCGCGGATGTGGCCGCGGGACGACTCCACGGTGTAGCTGTCGTCCAGGAAGCGGGCGATCGTCGTGGCCTTGGTGGGCGATTCGACGATGACGACCCGCTTCGGCGAGGTGGCTGAGGCCATGGACAGCAAGATACGGGCTAGCGGTGACCGGACGCCGCCAGCGTGCCGACAACGCGGCGACCGGCCAGCCGCAGCACCATCAGTCCGAGCACCGCAGCCACCAGGGACGCCACCAGGACGCCGATCTTCGCCTCGTCGCCCGCCGCGGAACCGTTGAACGCCAGCGCCGTCACGAACAGTGCCACGGTGAATCCGATGCCCGCAACGATCGACACTCCGACGACGTGCAGTCTGGTGACGCCGGCCGGCAACGAACTGAGACCGAGTCGCGTGGCCAGCAGTGTGAATCCGGACACGCCGACGGTCTTGCCGACCAGCAGCCCCAGGGCCACGCCGATGGTGACCGACGAGGTCGCCGCGCCGCGCAGCGAGTCAGCGCTGAGCGTCACACCGGCGTTCGCCAGGGCGAAGACCGGCACGATGAGATAGCTGACGTACGGATGCAGTGCCACCTCGAGGCGCTCGGCCACCGAGCGCGACTCGGCGATGCCAAAGTTGGCTCGGCGGATGTCGGTGACCGAGATGGCCGACTTGTCCTGCAGCCAGCGGGCCACCGAACGGGCGTCGGTCTCCCGCTGCAGCGGCTTGGCCGGTGTCAGCAGGCCGAGTACGACGCCGGCGATCGTGGCGTGGACGCCGGAGTTCAGGGTGGCCCACCACACGAAGACGCCGATGAGCATGTACACCGGCCACTGCCAGACGCGGATCCGCGTCAGGGTGGCGATCAGAACGCACAGCAGCCCCGCCAGCCCGAGCCATCCCAGCGATATGTCGGAGCTGTAGAAGATCGCGATCACGAGGATCGCGCCGATGTCGTCGACGATCGCCAGCGTCAGCAGGAACAGGCGCAGCCAGCCCGGAACCCACTTACCGACGAGGGACACGACCCCGACCGCGAAGGCGATGTCGGTGGCCATCGGCACACCCCAGCCGTTGAGGTTGTCACCCCCCAGGTTGAAGGCCACATAGACCAGGGCCGGCACCACCATGCCCCCGAGCGCGGCGACGGCCGGAAGCAGCGCGTCGCGCGGCCGCCGCAACCGCCCGGTGACCAACTCACGCTTGATCTCCAGACCCACCACGAAGAAGAACAGCGCCATGAGCGCGTCGTTCACGAAGCCGTGCAGATCCTCGTCGAAGACCACGAAATCGCTCACCGAGATCTCGATGGGGGTGTGCCAGAACTCCTCGTAGCTGTGCCCGACCGGGGAGTTCACCCAGATGAGGGCGGCGACGGTGGCGAGCAGGAGGAGGATTCCCCCTGAGGTCTCGATGTGCAGGAAGTGCAACAGCGGGCGGCCCACCGTGCGGGCCAGAGCGCTGTCGCGGCCGATGAACGTCAGGCTGCTGTCGGGCGGTGAGCCCGTCTCGCGGTGCTCGCCGTCCCCTTGGGGATTCCTGTCGAGAACCGGCGGTTCCGGGTCCTCGCCGCCCTCGATGTGCCCGTGATTCGACATGACCGTCCCCGACAGACTCTCCCGACGACTCTGGCACGCTAGCGGCTCGCCCGCCCCTCCAGCCTCGCAACCGCCGGACCGGACGGCGTCGCGTTCGGGCGCCGGAGGTGACAATCAGGTGCCGAGCGGGCAGCCGCGGCGCCGGGCGAACCGGGCGATCGGCCCCGCCCGCCGGCTAGCCCGAGGAGGTGTGGACCACCAGCCGGACTTCGGTCCCGCGACGGCTCGTGGCGATCGAATGGTCGTCGGACATGATCCGCATCAGCCACAGGCCCATGCCCTTCTCGGTCTCCAACCGGTGGGGATCGGTCGGTTCTGGAGGCTCGGGCACGCTCGCCGGGTCGAACCCACCACCCCGGTCGTAGACGCCGATCTCGACGCGTCCCGGACTGGGAACGCAGCAGATCCTGATCGGCGCGCCGGTCCGGCGTGCGGCGTGAGCGGCGATGGCGTTGGTGACAGCTTCGGAGACGGCGACCCGGAGGTCCTCGAGGCGCCGCGCATCCACCCCCGCCTGTCTGGCGACCGCCTCGGCGACGAAGTTCCGCACCATCGCCACGTACTCGGTTCGAGGCGGGATACTGATCTCCACCGCGTCGCCGCGGTCGTGCGCTGCTGCCGCCATCGGCAATGGTCCCGGGTCGGAATGGGGCGAATTCCTGCGGGGTTCACAGTATCGGGACGGGGTACTCCCGCCGCGGCGCGTGCGGTCCGTGTCCCGGTCAGCGTTCGCTCCGCATGACCGCCTCCCCCGACAGCACCAGGTCGTCCAGCACAACCCCGAACGGGGCGACGCGCACCGGGGAGCGGTAATTCAGCCGGACCGAG from bacterium harbors:
- the nhaA gene encoding Na+/H+ antiporter NhaA, producing the protein MSNHGHIEGGEDPEPPVLDRNPQGDGEHRETGSPPDSSLTFIGRDSALARTVGRPLLHFLHIETSGGILLLLATVAALIWVNSPVGHSYEEFWHTPIEISVSDFVVFDEDLHGFVNDALMALFFFVVGLEIKRELVTGRLRRPRDALLPAVAALGGMVVPALVYVAFNLGGDNLNGWGVPMATDIAFAVGVVSLVGKWVPGWLRLFLLTLAIVDDIGAILVIAIFYSSDISLGWLGLAGLLCVLIATLTRIRVWQWPVYMLIGVFVWWATLNSGVHATIAGVVLGLLTPAKPLQRETDARSVARWLQDKSAISVTDIRRANFGIAESRSVAERLEVALHPYVSYLIVPVFALANAGVTLSADSLRGAATSSVTIGVALGLLVGKTVGVSGFTLLATRLGLSSLPAGVTRLHVVGVSIVAGIGFTVALFVTALAFNGSAAGDEAKIGVLVASLVAAVLGLMVLRLAGRRVVGTLAASGHR
- a CDS encoding ATP-binding protein, whose amino-acid sequence is MAAAAHDRGDAVEISIPPRTEYVAMVRNFVAEAVARQAGVDARRLEDLRVAVSEAVTNAIAAHAARRTGAPIRICCVPSPGRVEIGVYDRGGGFDPASVPEPPEPTDPHRLETEKGMGLWLMRIMSDDHSIATSRRGTEVRLVVHTSSG